A single Triticum dicoccoides isolate Atlit2015 ecotype Zavitan chromosome 2A, WEW_v2.0, whole genome shotgun sequence DNA region contains:
- the LOC119359275 gene encoding G-type lectin S-receptor-like serine/threonine-protein kinase B120, whose translation MARATSAALALLIFLLCRHAHADAATTLSQGQSLAGNDKLLSANGAFSLSFFSPRGGDGSRVYLGVMFARAAEPTVPWVANRDAPVRAAAPSYSATVTDSGDLRVLEGERVVWRTNTTSSAGNFTLTIQDTGNLVLAGGGGAQAVHLWQSFDHPADTFLPGMNITLARRNGAVVRQTLFRSWRSPDDPAPGNFTLGQDPLGSAQLFIWRRSEDGRDVTHWRSGQWAKGSFVGIPYRPLNLYGFQLSGDPSQTNGLFYTFQRFNSSQYRFVLQPNGTETCYQLVDATGAWEVVWSQPTLPCQAYNTCGPNAECSAADHCSCLKGFEPKSEAEYSNGVWTQGCVRSSQLTCSERNVSMSGGDGFAVLTGVKLPDLAAWESAVISADACRQWCLANCTCNAYSYSGGTGCLTWARELVDVYQFPAGQFPNGQGFDLHIKVPASLLDSGSKRRTRIIISVVIVLAVVLAACGFLLWKCRRRIIEKLGVRGGKKRTGAALMLRPSTMKAKHDFSGPKQPDQEVAENGDGCELPMFTLETLAAATGGFSEANKLGEGGFGLVYKGSLPGGEEVAVKRLSRSSGQGCQEFKNEVTLISELQHRNLVRILGCCIHGHEKMLVYEYMPNKSLDAFLFDPARRGLLDWKTRLHIIEGIARGLLYLHRDSRLRVVHRDLKASNILLDHEMNPKISDFGMARIFGGDKNQENTNRVVGTLGYMSPEYAMEGLFSVRSDVYSFGILILEIITGQKNSSFHNMEGSLNIVGYAWQMWNSDKGEQLIDPLIRASSSASASREALRCVHMALLCVQDHAGDRPDIPYVVLALGSDSSVLPMPRPPTFTLQCTSSDRDRFRGKAGDESYSACDLTVTMLQGR comes from the exons ATGGCTCGTGCCACCTCCGCAGCGCTGGCgctgctcatcttcctcctctgccggcACGCCCACGCTGACGCGGCCACGACGCTGTCGCAAGGGCAGTCGCTGGCGGGCAACGACAAGCTCCTATCGGCCAACGGCGCCTTCTCGCTCTCCTTCTTCTCGCCGCGCGGCGGCGACGGCTCGCGGGTGTACCTGGGCGTCATGTTCGCCAGGGCCGCGGAGCCGACCGTGCCGTGGGTGGCCAACCGCGACGCGCCGGTGCGCGCCGCGGCCCCGTCCTACTCCGCCACCGTCACCGACTCCGGGGACCTCCGGGTGCTGGAGGGGGAGCGCGTCGTGTGGCGGACCAACACGACCTCGTCGGCGGGGAACTTCACGCTGACGATCCAGGACACGGGGAACCTCgtgctcgccggcggcggcggcgcgcaggcGGTGCACCTGTGGCAGAGCTTCGACCACCCGGCGGACACCTTCCTCCCCGGGATGAACATTACGCTGGCCCGGCGAAACGGCGCCGTCGTCAGGCAGACGCTGTTCCGGTCGTGGAGGAGCCCCGACGACCCGGCCCCCGGCAACTTCACGCTCGGGCAGGACCCGCTGGGCTCGGCGCAGCTCTTCATATGGCGCCGGAGCGAGGACGGCAGGGACGTGACGCACTGGAGGTCCGGGCAGTGGGCCAAGGGTAGCTTCGTGGGCATCCCGTACCGGCCGCTCAACCTCTACGGCTTCCAGCTCTCCGGCGACCCGTCCCAGACCAACGGCCTGTTCTACACCTTCCAGCGCTTCAACTCCTCGCAGTACAGGTTCGTGCTCCAGCCCAACGGCACCGAGACGTGCTACCAGCTCGTGGACGCCACCGGCGCCTGGGAGGTCGTCTGGTCGCAGCCGACGCTGCCGTGCCAGGCCTACAACACGTGCGGCCCGAACGCCGAGTGCTCCGCCGCCGACCACTGCTCCTGCCTCAAAG GTTTCGAGCCGAAATCCGAAGCGGAGTACAGCAACGGGGTGTGGACGCAGGGGTGCGTGAGGAGCAGCCAGCTGACGTGCAGCGAGAGGAACGTGAgcatgagcggcggcgacgggttcGCCGTCCTCACCGGCGTGAAGCTGCCGGACCTGGCGGCGTGGGAGTCGGCGGTCATCAGCGCGGACGCGTGCAGGCAGTGGTGCCTGGCCAACTGCACGTGCAACGCGTACAGCTACAGCGGCGGCACCGGGTGCCTGACCTGGGCCCGGGAGCTGGTGGACGTCTACCAGTTCCCCGCCGGACAGTTCCCCAACGGACAAGGATTTGACCTGCACATCAAGGTCCCGGCTTCTCTATTAG ATTCAGGCTCCAAACGAAGGACAAGGATTATCATTAGCGTAGTAATCGTCCTGGCGGTTGTACTGGCCGCATGCGGCTTTCTCCTGTGGAAATGCAGAAGAAGAATCATAG AGAAACTCGGCGTCCGTGGCGGGAAAAAGAGGACGGGAGCCGCACTGATGCTGCGCCCTTCCACGATGAAAGCCAAGCACGACTTCTCAGGGCCGAAGCAGCCCGATCAGGAGGTGGCGGAGAACGGCGACGGCTGCGAGCTGCCGATGTTCACCCTGGAGACCCTGGCGGCGGCCACCGGCGGCTTCAGCGAGGCCAACAAGCTCGGGGAAGGAGGGTTCGGCCTCGTGTACAAGGGCAGCCTcccaggcggcgaggaggtggcggtgaagcggCTGTCCAGGAGCTCCGGGCAGGGGTGCCAGGAGTTCAAGAACGAGGTGACACTCATCTCCGAGCTGCAGCACCGCAACCTGGTCAGGATCCTGGGCTGCTGCATCCATGGCCACGAGAAGATGCTGGTCTACGAGTACATGCCCAACAAGAGCCTCGACGCCTTCCTCTTCG ATCCGGCGAGGCGGGGGCTGCTGGACTGGAAGACGAGGCTGCACATCATCGAAGGGATCGCGCGGGGGCTGCTGTACCTCCACCGGGACTCGAGGCTCCGCGTGGTACACCGCGACCTCAAGGCCAGCAACATCCTCCTGGACCACGAGATGAACCCCAAGATATCCGACTTCGGCATGGCCAGGATCTTCGGCGGCGATAAGAACCAGGAGAACACCAACCGCGTCGTCGGCACACT AGGCTACATGTCGCCGGAGTACGCGATGGAGGGCCTGTTCTCGGTGAGGTCCGACGTGTACAGCTTCGGCATCCTCATCCTGGAGATCATCACCGGCCAGAAGAACAGCAGCTTCCACAACATGGAGGGCTCGCTCAACATCGTAGGCTAC GCGTGGCAGATGTGGAACTCGGACAAGGGGGAGCAGCTGATCGACCCGTTGATCCGGGCATCGAGCTCGGCGTCGGCGTCGCGCGAGGCGCTTCGGTGCGTCCACATGGCGCTGCTGTGCGTGCAGGACCACGCCGGAGACCGGCCGGACATCCCGTACGTGGTGCTGGCGCTGGGCAGCGACAGCTCCGTGCTGCCGATGCCCAGGCCGCCCACCTTCACGCTGCAGTGCACGTCCTCGGACAGGGACAGGTTCAGGGGGAAGGCCGGCGACGAGTCCTACTCCGCCTGCGACCTCACCGTCACCATGCTTCAAGGGAGGTAG